DNA from Rubripirellula lacrimiformis:
CAATAGGCCTGATACCGTGCCAAGGACGTGATCAGCCGCCTCTCGACCGTTGGCCGAGCTCGTTGCTGGTGATGTCCTTGTCAGCTGCGGTTCCTCCCTCGCGATGGTCTGCTCCGTAGCAGGAGACATCGTAGGGTTTCGTCTTTCCTGGGCTGACGTATTCGTACGGATGCCCCCACGGATCGGAAGGGACGAAGGTTAGAATCCCTTCGGCAAATTCGTCGCTGGGCTGTGACAGCACTGGCAGGCCCTCCTGGTTCTTGGGGTAGCGATCGTAGGTGGTGTAGAACGTTTCCAGGGCCTGGCAGATCTTGCTGATCTCCATCTTGGCGACGTTCTGTTTGCTGCGGATCAGGTAACTGCGAACGCTCATCGTTACGACACCCGACAGCAATCCAAGGATCACAATTACAACCATCAATTCGACCAGCGTGAACGCTGCACGACGGCAGCGAATGTGCCTACGCGATTGAGCGTGCGTGACGTTTCGCTGCTTCTTATTCTGCCAATACATTTCCGGCCTCTAGAATGGGGAGCACCGTCGCAAAAAGAATAAAGCCGACGATTACCGATAACACAAGAATCAGCAAGGGTTCAATCAAGGTCGTGATCCGAGTTGCGAGCACCCCCGCCTGACGATCGTAATCCATGCCAATTCGAAGCAGCATCCGATCTAGCTGACCACTTTGCTGCCCGAGCGAGAAAACCTGACCCATCGAGCGCGTGAATATTTTATGGCGATCAGTCGCATCGCGGAGGTCCTGGCCGAACCTCAAATCCCTCTGCATCTCGACGAGCGCGGTTCTTAACAAGCCATTGGTAGTTGATTTCTGAGCAATCTCCAAGGCATCGACCAACTCCACTCCCGAGCGCAATAGGCTGCTGACCACTAGCGACATCCGGCTTAACGCTTGCTTCTGAATCAATGTACCCAAAATCGGGGTCGCGAACGCTAGATCGCCGATCGCTTTTTGCCCACGCGGTGTTCGCCCTAGAAAAACGGCGACAAAACAAGCACTAAT
Protein-coding regions in this window:
- the gspG gene encoding type II secretion system major pseudopilin GspG — protein: MYWQNKKQRNVTHAQSRRHIRCRRAAFTLVELMVVIVILGLLSGVVTMSVRSYLIRSKQNVAKMEISKICQALETFYTTYDRYPKNQEGLPVLSQPSDEFAEGILTFVPSDPWGHPYEYVSPGKTKPYDVSCYGADHREGGTAADKDITSNELGQRSRGG
- a CDS encoding type II secretion system F family protein; the encoded protein is MIRELATLLQVGVPLLDAIDSVSSQAKRGFRDAMRAVRDQVASGSSLADAMSREAEVFDEMTVGMIRVGEHAGNLDEVCEQVAEFRERSGELKDRVLSALLYPAIVMLVSVGVTIFLMTVVVPMLLQNLTEIGRPLPLPTLVLKWMSDLLLQWGFWIVGGVISACFVAVFLGRTPRGQKAIGDLAFATPILGTLIQKQALSRMSLVVSSLLRSGVELVDALEIAQKSTTNGLLRTALVEMQRDLRFGQDLRDATDRHKIFTRSMGQVFSLGQQSGQLDRMLLRIGMDYDRQAGVLATRITTLIEPLLILVLSVIVGFILFATVLPILEAGNVLAE